The following proteins come from a genomic window of Streptomyces sp. Sge12:
- a CDS encoding M48 family metallopeptidase yields MGASLRALRALVLLAGFYLLGVFLLAALGGIDYAVVTTLHGPIVAKLLLASVVLTVPIVRGMFMLRTPKGEPQPGVTVGEAQEPELWAVVRDIAQQVGTRAPDEIVLIDEVNAAVAEDAKLLGLRPGTRRLYLGLPLMTGLDEMQLRAVLAHEMGHYANFDTRLTPLIARGRAQLIRTIGYFHERADKKVAKERAKQERKDEKRIAKGKKAKGVDTAGEGAMYRAMAKIYIAYGNFYMRATRSTSRRQELAADLASVRVAGRDSAASALRELNALDSAHDFYMGSYATLGVGAGLLPRPGEVFGGLRRLLDARSADLDELRRELSTEPTSPYDSHPALAERVARIEALPDDGRGGQAARPALELLADAGAALAALEQVVLTPEALALKRVDWEDLVHESMTVYVGQGAEDIREAFDAEGAGPGLGAVLDAFDADPAVRWRIADRFPKSEEAAAATGRTAREFARPVVRRALNQLVTVELTARGAARWQLSWSDSAFVRYPADDFEERLGQALDAAVADLPDTEPLRKLVLAP; encoded by the coding sequence ATGGGCGCATCACTGCGCGCCTTGCGCGCTCTCGTCCTGCTCGCAGGCTTCTACCTGCTCGGCGTGTTCCTGCTGGCCGCCCTCGGCGGCATCGACTACGCCGTCGTGACCACGCTGCACGGCCCGATCGTGGCCAAGCTGCTCCTCGCCTCCGTGGTCCTCACCGTCCCGATCGTGCGCGGCATGTTCATGCTGCGCACCCCCAAGGGCGAGCCCCAGCCCGGCGTCACCGTCGGCGAGGCGCAGGAGCCCGAGCTGTGGGCGGTCGTGCGCGACATCGCGCAGCAGGTCGGCACCCGTGCCCCCGACGAGATCGTGCTGATCGACGAGGTGAACGCGGCCGTCGCCGAGGACGCGAAGCTGCTGGGTCTGCGGCCCGGCACCCGCCGCCTCTACCTCGGTCTGCCGCTGATGACGGGCCTGGACGAGATGCAGCTGCGCGCCGTGCTCGCCCACGAGATGGGTCACTACGCCAACTTCGACACCCGTCTCACGCCGCTGATCGCCCGCGGCCGCGCCCAGCTGATCCGCACCATCGGGTACTTCCACGAGCGCGCCGACAAGAAGGTCGCCAAGGAGCGCGCGAAGCAGGAGCGCAAGGACGAGAAGCGGATCGCCAAGGGCAAGAAGGCCAAGGGCGTCGACACCGCGGGCGAGGGCGCGATGTACCGCGCCATGGCCAAGATCTACATCGCGTACGGCAACTTCTACATGCGGGCCACCCGCTCCACCTCCCGCCGCCAGGAGCTCGCCGCCGACCTCGCGTCGGTCCGCGTCGCCGGCCGCGACTCCGCCGCCTCCGCGCTGCGCGAGCTGAACGCCCTCGACTCGGCGCACGACTTCTACATGGGCTCGTACGCCACCCTCGGCGTCGGCGCCGGTCTGCTGCCCCGCCCGGGCGAGGTCTTCGGCGGGCTGCGCCGGCTCCTGGACGCGCGCTCGGCCGATCTGGACGAGCTGCGCCGGGAACTGTCGACGGAGCCCACCTCCCCCTACGACTCCCACCCCGCGCTCGCCGAGCGCGTGGCCCGTATCGAGGCGCTGCCCGACGACGGCCGCGGCGGGCAGGCCGCCCGCCCGGCCCTGGAGCTGCTGGCCGACGCCGGTGCGGCGCTGGCCGCGCTGGAGCAGGTCGTCCTCACCCCGGAGGCGCTCGCGCTAAAGCGGGTCGACTGGGAGGACCTCGTCCACGAGTCCATGACGGTGTACGTCGGCCAGGGCGCGGAGGACATCCGCGAGGCCTTCGACGCCGAGGGCGCGGGCCCCGGGCTCGGCGCCGTGCTCGACGCGTTCGACGCCGACCCGGCGGTGCGCTGGCGGATCGCCGACCGCTTCCCGAAGTCCGAGGAGGCGGCGGCCGCCACCGGCCGCACGGCCCGTGAGTTCGCCCGCCCGGTGGTCCGGCGCGCGCTGAACCAGCTGGTCACCGTCGAGCTGACGGCCCGCGGCGCCGCCCGCTGGCAGCTGTCGTGGTCCGACTCGGCGTTCGTGCGCTACCCGGCCGACGACTTCGAGGAGCGCCTCGGCCAGGCCCTGGACGCGGCCGTCGCGGACCTGCCGGACACCGAACCCCTGAGAAAGCTGGTGCTTGCCCCGTGA
- the mca gene encoding mycothiol conjugate amidase Mca — protein sequence MTEQLRLMAVHAHPDDESSKGAATMAKYVSEGIPVLVVTCTGGERGSILNPKLQGDKYIEENIHEVRAKEMDEARDILGIDQEWLGYVDSGLPEGDPLPPLPEGCFALADVHEAAGELVKKIRAFKPQVVTTYDENGGYPHPDHIMTHKISMLAFESAADTEKYPESEYGPAYQPQKLYYNQGFNKPRTVALHEALLARGLESPYGEWLERWKEFERKERTLTTHVPCADFFEIRDKALIAHATQIDPDGGWFRVPMDIQKEVWPTEEYELAKSLVDTSLPESDLFAGIRENA from the coding sequence TTGACCGAGCAGCTTCGACTGATGGCCGTCCACGCCCACCCCGACGACGAGTCGAGCAAGGGCGCGGCCACCATGGCCAAGTACGTGTCCGAGGGGATCCCCGTGCTGGTCGTCACCTGCACCGGTGGCGAACGCGGCTCGATCCTGAACCCCAAGCTCCAGGGCGACAAGTACATCGAGGAGAACATCCACGAGGTCCGCGCCAAGGAGATGGACGAGGCGCGCGACATCCTCGGCATCGACCAGGAATGGCTCGGCTACGTCGACTCCGGCCTCCCGGAGGGCGACCCGCTGCCCCCGCTGCCCGAGGGCTGCTTCGCGCTCGCGGACGTCCACGAGGCCGCCGGCGAGCTGGTGAAGAAGATCCGCGCCTTCAAGCCGCAGGTCGTCACCACCTACGACGAGAACGGGGGCTACCCGCACCCCGACCACATCATGACCCACAAGATCTCCATGCTGGCCTTCGAGAGCGCGGCCGACACCGAGAAGTACCCGGAGAGCGAGTACGGCCCGGCCTACCAGCCGCAGAAGCTCTACTACAACCAGGGCTTCAACAAGCCGCGCACCGTCGCCCTCCACGAGGCGCTGCTCGCGCGCGGCCTGGAGTCCCCCTACGGGGAGTGGCTGGAGCGGTGGAAGGAGTTCGAGCGCAAGGAGCGGACCCTGACCACCCACGTGCCGTGCGCCGACTTCTTCGAGATCCGTGACAAGGCGCTCATCGCCCACGCCACGCAGATCGACCCGGACGGCGGCTGGTTCCGCGTCCCGATGGACATCCAGAAGGAGGTCTGGCCCACCGAGGAGTACGAGCTGGCGAAGTCGCTCGTCGACACTTCCCTCCCCGAGTCCGACCTCTTCGCGGGCATCCGGGAGAATGCGTAG
- a CDS encoding DUF4307 domain-containing protein, which yields MSAVREGLPEGRYGRSADERTDRKLKIIGSVLGVALLGVIGWIGWDYIAGQSVSAEVIKFQVISDTEVKVHLEVRKESSVTGVCSLSSQDEGHGEVGRADFTFAQPVSRVDEVVTLKTTTRATMVELVGCQPAASSH from the coding sequence ATGAGCGCGGTGCGCGAGGGACTGCCCGAGGGCCGGTACGGCCGGTCGGCGGACGAGCGTACGGACCGAAAGCTCAAGATCATCGGATCGGTGCTGGGTGTCGCGCTACTGGGCGTGATCGGCTGGATCGGCTGGGACTACATCGCGGGCCAGAGCGTGAGCGCCGAAGTGATTAAATTCCAGGTGATTTCGGACACCGAGGTGAAGGTGCACCTGGAGGTCCGCAAGGAGTCCTCGGTCACCGGAGTCTGCTCCCTGAGCTCCCAGGACGAGGGGCACGGCGAGGTGGGCCGCGCGGACTTCACCTTCGCCCAGCCCGTGTCGCGGGTGGACGAGGTCGTCACCCTGAAGACCACCACGCGGGCCACCATGGTCGAGCTGGTCGGCTGCCAGCCGGCGGCCTCCTCCCACTGA
- a CDS encoding sigma factor-like helix-turn-helix DNA-binding protein, with protein sequence MRVVDQQAGSYAEFEAFVAGAAGRLLHVAVLLTGEPEAARRLLAGALARTYANWRRLRADDPYDYTRQELCTAFARTGWRHHGGAGVLARLSPPERLVLVLRLYEGVAEEVTAAQLGMPVERVRVLCNRAVAALRSREAA encoded by the coding sequence ATGCGGGTGGTTGATCAACAGGCGGGCTCCTACGCGGAGTTCGAAGCCTTCGTCGCGGGCGCGGCAGGGCGGCTCCTGCATGTCGCGGTACTGCTCACCGGTGAACCGGAAGCGGCCCGCCGGCTGCTCGCGGGCGCGCTGGCCCGGACGTACGCGAACTGGCGCCGGCTGCGCGCGGACGATCCGTACGACTACACCCGCCAGGAACTGTGCACCGCCTTCGCCCGCACCGGCTGGCGCCACCACGGGGGCGCCGGGGTACTGGCGCGGCTGAGCCCGCCGGAACGGCTCGTCCTCGTCCTGCGGCTCTACGAAGGGGTCGCGGAGGAGGTCACGGCGGCGCAACTGGGAATGCCGGTCGAGCGGGTCCGGGTGCTGTGCAACCGGGCCGTGGCGGCGCTGCGATCCCGGGAGGCGGCGTGA
- a CDS encoding MarR family winged helix-turn-helix transcriptional regulator: protein MPSIPANSDLPAAPEAPAGAGLLDALQHQVAVFARRAEQTRLGGVGQARNSMDRAAYLLLNRLDLEGPMGVKALAGGMGIDSSTVTRQVAPLVDSGLVKRTSHPEDGRAVVLALSPRGLARLEEVRSSRRELMARVTEDWSEVERESFTGLLTRFNLSLSELMAAVAEAGPAS from the coding sequence ATGCCTTCCATCCCGGCCAATTCCGATCTGCCCGCGGCGCCCGAGGCGCCCGCCGGAGCCGGTCTCCTCGACGCGCTCCAGCACCAGGTGGCGGTCTTCGCCCGCCGTGCCGAGCAGACCCGTCTGGGCGGCGTGGGCCAGGCCCGCAACTCGATGGACCGTGCCGCCTACCTGCTGCTGAACCGGCTCGACCTGGAAGGCCCGATGGGCGTCAAGGCGCTCGCAGGCGGCATGGGGATCGACTCCTCCACCGTGACCCGGCAGGTCGCGCCGCTGGTCGACAGCGGTCTGGTCAAGCGGACCTCGCACCCCGAGGACGGCCGGGCCGTGGTGCTCGCGCTCTCCCCGCGGGGGCTGGCCCGGCTGGAGGAGGTCCGTTCCTCGCGGCGCGAGCTGATGGCCCGGGTGACCGAGGACTGGAGCGAGGTCGAGCGCGAATCCTTCACCGGACTGCTGACCCGCTTCAACCTGTCGCTGTCGGAGCTCATGGCGGCCGTGGCCGAAGCCGGTCCCGCCTCCTGA
- the msrA gene encoding peptide-methionine (S)-S-oxide reductase MsrA, with protein MFSYRRTPELPTREEALTGRAEPLFAVPDRHTVLGNPLSGPYPAHLEVADFGLGCFWGAERKFWQTPGVWTTLAGYQGGFTENPTYEEVCSGLTGHTEVVRVVFDPSQVSYAALLKLFWESHDPTQGFRQGNDVGTQYRSAVYTHSPAQQATAEASRAAYQQVLASSGYGPITTAVMPAAERPFWPAEAHHQQYLDKNPGGYCGIGGTGVSCPIGVAAAE; from the coding sequence ATGTTCTCGTACCGCCGTACGCCCGAGCTGCCCACCCGCGAGGAGGCCCTGACGGGCCGCGCGGAACCGCTGTTCGCCGTTCCCGACCGGCACACCGTGCTGGGCAACCCGCTGTCCGGCCCCTACCCGGCGCACCTCGAGGTCGCCGACTTCGGCCTGGGCTGTTTCTGGGGCGCCGAGCGCAAGTTCTGGCAGACCCCCGGGGTGTGGACCACGCTGGCCGGCTATCAGGGCGGCTTCACGGAGAATCCGACCTACGAGGAGGTGTGCTCGGGGCTGACCGGCCACACCGAGGTCGTCCGGGTGGTCTTCGACCCGTCGCAGGTGTCCTACGCGGCGCTGCTGAAGCTGTTCTGGGAGTCCCACGACCCCACCCAGGGCTTCCGCCAGGGCAACGACGTGGGCACCCAGTACCGCTCGGCCGTATACACCCACTCCCCCGCCCAGCAGGCGACGGCGGAGGCCTCCCGGGCCGCCTACCAGCAGGTCCTGGCCTCCTCGGGCTACGGCCCGATCACCACGGCGGTCATGCCGGCGGCGGAGCGCCCCTTCTGGCCGGCGGAGGCCCACCACCAGCAGTACCTGGACAAGAACCCGGGCGGCTACTGCGGCATCGGCGGCACGGGCGTCTCCTGCCCGATCGGCGTGGCCGCCGCGGAGTGA
- a CDS encoding ATP-binding cassette domain-containing protein, translating to MPGAIYAEGLVKTFGDVRALDGVDLDVPEGTVLGLLGPNGAGKTTTVRVLTTLLRPDSGKAVVAGIDVLKHPNEVRRSIGLSGQFAAVDEYLTGRENLQMVGQLYQMKAKAAKVRAEELLERFNLGDAADRTAKTYSGGMRRRLDLAAALVVSPPVMFMDEPTTGLDPRNRLQLWGIIQELVAGGTTLLLTTQYLEEADHLAHDICVVDHGKVIARGTSDQLKARTGGERVEVVVHERDHIATAREVLAGFGKGETTVEEHTRKLTVPVSGGAKLLAEVIRELDGRGIEIDDIGLRRPTLDDVFISLTGRAAEQQAEENADAAAAGPEAKGHKAARKEEAK from the coding sequence ATGCCAGGCGCTATCTACGCCGAAGGTCTGGTCAAGACCTTCGGCGATGTACGGGCTCTGGACGGCGTGGACCTCGATGTCCCCGAAGGCACCGTCCTGGGTCTGCTCGGCCCGAACGGCGCGGGCAAGACCACGACCGTACGCGTCCTGACCACCCTCCTCCGGCCCGACAGCGGCAAGGCCGTCGTCGCCGGCATCGACGTGCTCAAGCACCCCAACGAAGTCCGCCGCTCCATCGGCCTGTCCGGCCAGTTCGCGGCTGTGGACGAGTACCTGACCGGCCGTGAGAACCTCCAGATGGTCGGCCAGCTCTACCAGATGAAGGCGAAGGCGGCCAAGGTCCGGGCCGAGGAACTCCTCGAACGCTTCAACCTCGGCGACGCCGCCGACCGCACGGCCAAGACGTACTCCGGCGGTATGCGCAGGCGCCTCGACCTCGCGGCCGCCCTCGTCGTCAGCCCGCCGGTGATGTTCATGGACGAGCCGACCACCGGCCTGGACCCCCGCAACCGCCTGCAGCTGTGGGGGATCATCCAGGAGCTGGTCGCCGGCGGCACCACCCTGCTCCTCACCACCCAGTACCTGGAGGAGGCCGACCACCTCGCGCACGACATCTGCGTGGTCGACCACGGCAAGGTCATCGCCCGCGGCACCTCCGACCAGCTCAAGGCCCGTACCGGCGGCGAGCGCGTGGAGGTCGTCGTCCACGAGCGGGACCACATCGCCACCGCGCGCGAGGTCCTCGCCGGCTTCGGCAAGGGCGAGACCACGGTCGAGGAGCACACCCGCAAGCTGACGGTGCCCGTGTCGGGCGGCGCCAAGCTGCTCGCCGAGGTCATCCGCGAGCTGGACGGCCGGGGCATCGAGATCGACGACATCGGGCTGCGCCGCCCCACCCTCGACGACGTGTTCATCTCCCTGACCGGTCGCGCGGCCGAACAGCAGGCGGAGGAGAACGCCGACGCGGCGGCGGCCGGTCCCGAGGCCAAGGGCCACAAGGCGGCCCGGAAGGAGGAGGCGAAGTGA
- the ilvA gene encoding threonine ammonia-lyase: MNYRVPQPVPQVILDDIRGAQKMLSGVSRVTAMEGSRHLSALTGSPVHLKCENLQRTGSFKLRGAYVRISGLRPEQRAAGVVAASAGNHAQGVALASSLLGVRSTVFMPVGAPLPKVAATQEYGAEVRMHGQVVDETLAAAQEYADRTGAVFIHPFDHRDIIAGQGTVGLEILEQCPEVRTILVGIGGGGLAAGVAVAVKALRPDVRIIGVQAAGAAAYPPSLKVGHPVSIDDPITMADGIKVGRPGDVPFKIIGELIDDVRTVSEDALSSALLLCLERAKLVVEPAGCSPVAALLSEPELYGGGPVVAVLSGGNVDPLLLQRILRHGMAAAGRYLSLRLRVADRPGALAGLLAVLSVVDANVLDVSHVRTDPRLGLTEVEVELHLETKGPEHCAEVARSLHGAGYKVMSQQSGAV, from the coding sequence ATGAACTACCGCGTGCCCCAGCCCGTTCCGCAGGTCATCCTCGACGACATCCGGGGGGCCCAGAAGATGCTCTCCGGTGTCTCCCGGGTCACCGCGATGGAGGGCAGCCGGCACCTCTCCGCCCTCACCGGCTCGCCGGTCCACCTCAAGTGCGAGAACCTCCAGCGCACCGGCTCCTTCAAGCTCCGCGGCGCCTACGTACGCATCTCGGGCCTGCGCCCCGAGCAGCGGGCCGCCGGCGTCGTCGCCGCCAGCGCGGGCAACCACGCCCAGGGCGTGGCCCTGGCCTCCTCCCTCCTCGGGGTCCGCTCCACCGTGTTCATGCCGGTCGGGGCGCCGCTGCCGAAGGTGGCCGCGACCCAGGAGTACGGCGCCGAGGTGCGCATGCACGGGCAGGTCGTCGACGAGACCCTCGCGGCCGCCCAGGAGTACGCGGACCGCACCGGCGCGGTGTTCATCCACCCCTTCGACCACCGCGACATCATCGCGGGCCAGGGCACGGTCGGCCTGGAGATCCTGGAGCAGTGCCCGGAGGTGCGGACCATCCTGGTCGGGATCGGCGGCGGCGGGCTCGCGGCCGGGGTCGCGGTCGCCGTGAAGGCGCTGCGACCGGACGTCCGGATCATCGGGGTGCAGGCGGCGGGCGCGGCCGCGTACCCGCCCTCGCTCAAGGTCGGGCACCCCGTCTCGATCGACGACCCGATCACGATGGCCGACGGAATCAAGGTCGGGCGCCCCGGCGACGTCCCCTTCAAAATCATTGGTGAGCTCATCGACGACGTGCGTACGGTTTCCGAGGACGCCCTCTCCAGCGCCCTGCTGCTGTGTCTGGAGCGGGCCAAGCTGGTCGTCGAACCGGCCGGGTGCAGCCCGGTCGCGGCCCTGCTCAGCGAGCCCGAACTGTACGGCGGCGGCCCGGTGGTGGCCGTCCTGTCCGGTGGGAACGTCGACCCGCTGCTGCTCCAGCGGATCCTGCGCCACGGTATGGCGGCGGCGGGCCGGTACCTGTCCCTGCGGCTGCGCGTGGCCGACCGGCCCGGGGCGCTGGCCGGGCTCCTGGCGGTGTTGTCAGTGGTGGATGCGAACGTGTTGGACGTGAGCCATGTGCGGACGGATCCGCGGCTGGGGCTCACGGAGGTGGAGGTGGAGCTGCACCTGGAGACCAAGGGCCCGGAGCACTGCGCGGAAGTCGCGCGCTCCCTGCACGGCGCCGGCTACAAGGTGATGAGCCAGCAGTCCGGGGCAGTCTGA
- a CDS encoding ABC transporter permease, producing MSGLSDSLVIARRNVIRLTRIPEMVIFGLIQPIMFVVLFSYVFGGSMVIGGSTSASAYREFLMAGIFAQTVTFATAGAGAGIADDMHKGLIDRFRSLPMARGAVLTGRTLADLMQTTLTMVVLAVVALLVGWRTHTTAGEVLAGFALLLLLGYAFSWIGALIGLSVRTPEAATSGGLIWLFPVTFISNAFVPTENMASWLQPIAEWNPFSATVQACRELFGNPGVSQSDAWPMVHPIWASLIWSVLIIVVFRSLAVRKYRGADG from the coding sequence GTGAGCGGCCTGAGCGACTCCCTGGTCATCGCCCGGCGCAACGTCATCCGGCTCACCCGGATCCCCGAGATGGTGATCTTCGGGCTGATCCAGCCGATCATGTTCGTGGTGCTGTTCAGCTACGTCTTCGGCGGCTCGATGGTGATCGGCGGCTCGACCAGCGCCAGCGCCTACCGGGAGTTCCTGATGGCGGGCATCTTCGCCCAGACCGTCACCTTCGCCACCGCGGGCGCCGGCGCGGGCATCGCCGACGACATGCACAAGGGCCTCATCGACCGCTTCCGCTCGCTGCCCATGGCCCGCGGCGCGGTGCTGACCGGCCGCACCCTGGCGGACCTGATGCAGACCACGCTGACCATGGTGGTGCTGGCGGTCGTCGCCCTCCTCGTCGGCTGGCGCACCCACACGACCGCCGGCGAGGTCCTCGCGGGCTTCGCCCTGCTGCTCCTCCTCGGCTACGCCTTCTCCTGGATCGGCGCGCTGATCGGCCTGTCGGTCCGCACGCCGGAGGCGGCCACCTCGGGCGGCCTGATCTGGCTGTTCCCCGTCACCTTCATCTCCAACGCCTTCGTCCCCACCGAGAACATGGCGAGCTGGCTCCAGCCCATCGCCGAATGGAACCCCTTCAGCGCCACCGTCCAGGCCTGCCGCGAACTCTTCGGCAACCCGGGCGTTTCCCAATCCGACGCCTGGCCGATGGTCCACCCGATCTGGGCCTCGCTGATCTGGTCGGTCCTGATCATCGTGGTCTTCCGCAGCCTCGCGGTCCGCAAGTACCGCGGCGCGGACGGCTGA
- a CDS encoding cystathionine gamma-synthase: protein MSDDSHEHQSFETRAIHAGNTADPQTGAVVPPIYQVSTYKQDGVGGLRGGYEYSRSANPTRTALEENLAALEGGRRGLAFASGLAAEDCLLRTLLAPGDHVVIPNDAYGGTFRLFAKVVSRWGVEWSVADTSDPESVRAALTPKTKVIWVETPSNPLLGITDIAVVADIARSAGAKLVVDNTFASPYLQQPLALGADVVVHSLTKYMGGHSDVVGGALVAADAALGEELAYHQNAMGAVAGPFDSWVVLRGIKTLAVRMDRHAENAGKIVEVLKRHPKVTKVLYPGLPEHPGHEVAAKQMRNFGGMISFQVAGGEEEAVAVCGRTKIFTLAESLGGVESLIEHPGRMTHASVAGSALEVPADLIRLSVGIENADDLVADLTQALG from the coding sequence ATGAGCGACGACAGCCACGAGCACCAGAGCTTCGAGACCCGCGCGATCCACGCGGGCAACACGGCGGACCCGCAGACCGGCGCGGTGGTACCCCCGATCTACCAGGTTTCCACCTATAAGCAGGACGGCGTCGGAGGACTCCGCGGCGGCTACGAGTACAGCCGCAGCGCGAACCCGACCCGGACCGCGCTGGAGGAGAACCTCGCGGCCCTGGAGGGCGGCCGTCGCGGCCTCGCCTTCGCGTCCGGCCTGGCCGCCGAGGACTGCCTGCTGCGCACGCTGCTCGCGCCGGGGGACCACGTGGTCATCCCGAACGACGCGTACGGCGGAACCTTCCGCCTCTTCGCGAAGGTCGTCTCCCGCTGGGGCGTGGAGTGGTCGGTGGCCGACACCTCCGACCCGGAGTCCGTGCGGGCGGCCCTCACCCCGAAGACGAAGGTCATCTGGGTCGAGACCCCCTCCAACCCGCTGCTCGGCATCACCGACATCGCCGTGGTCGCCGACATCGCGCGGTCGGCCGGCGCCAAGCTGGTCGTGGACAACACCTTCGCCTCGCCCTACCTCCAGCAGCCCCTGGCGCTGGGTGCGGACGTGGTCGTGCACTCGCTGACCAAGTACATGGGCGGGCACTCCGACGTGGTCGGCGGCGCGCTGGTCGCCGCGGACGCGGCGCTGGGCGAGGAGCTGGCCTACCACCAGAACGCGATGGGCGCGGTCGCCGGCCCGTTCGACTCCTGGGTCGTGCTGCGGGGCATCAAGACCCTGGCCGTGCGCATGGACCGGCACGCGGAGAACGCGGGCAAGATCGTCGAGGTGCTCAAGCGGCACCCGAAGGTCACCAAGGTCCTCTACCCGGGCCTGCCCGAGCACCCGGGCCACGAGGTTGCCGCCAAGCAGATGCGCAACTTCGGCGGGATGATCTCCTTCCAGGTCGCCGGCGGCGAGGAAGAGGCCGTGGCGGTCTGCGGCCGCACCAAGATCTTCACCCTGGCCGAGTCCCTGGGCGGCGTCGAGTCCCTGATCGAGCACCCGGGCCGCATGACGCACGCGTCGGTGGCCGGCTCGGCGCTGGAGGTCCCGGCGGACCTGATCCGCCTGTCGGTCGGCATCGAGAACGCCGACGACCTCGTGGCGGACCTGACCCAGGCCCTGGGCTGA
- the greA gene encoding transcription elongation factor GreA gives MTQTSESVTWLTQAAYDQLKAELDYLSGPARTEIATKIAAAREEGDLRENGGYHAAKEEQGKQELRVRQLTQLLENAKVGTAPASDGVVAPGTLVKIAFDGDEDDTMEFLLASREYASSDFETYSPQSPLGSGVLGKAIGEDAEYELPNGKKASVKILDVKPFTG, from the coding sequence GTGACCCAGACGAGCGAAAGCGTCACCTGGCTGACCCAGGCGGCGTACGACCAGCTGAAGGCGGAGCTGGACTACCTCTCTGGTCCCGCCCGCACGGAGATCGCCACGAAGATCGCAGCCGCCCGCGAGGAGGGCGACCTGCGTGAGAACGGTGGCTACCACGCGGCGAAGGAGGAGCAGGGCAAGCAGGAGCTCCGGGTCCGCCAGCTCACGCAGCTCCTGGAGAACGCCAAGGTCGGCACCGCGCCGGCGTCCGACGGTGTCGTGGCCCCGGGCACGCTCGTCAAGATCGCCTTCGACGGCGACGAGGACGACACCATGGAGTTCCTGCTCGCCTCGCGCGAGTACGCGTCCTCGGACTTCGAGACGTACTCCCCCCAGTCCCCGCTGGGCAGCGGTGTCCTGGGCAAGGCGATCGGCGAGGACGCCGAGTACGAGCTGCCGAACGGCAAGAAGGCCTCGGTCAAGATCCTGGACGTCAAGCCCTTTACCGGCTGA